From the bacterium genome, the window CCATCACGAAGGTGCCGAGCATCATCATGTTGTAGATCTTCTTCTTCTGGGTCAGCGCGGTGACGATGGGCACCGCGATGAAGATCAGGATCGGGTTGAGGTTGGAGAACAGCTCGAAGCGCTCGCTGACCACGCCCGTGAAGGCGCGCGCGAAGTACTGGGGCAGCACCAGCCAGTTGTAAGTGAACAGGGTCTGCACCGGGATCAGGGCGAAGATGAAGAAGAAGAACTTCGCGTCCGACAGGGGGTGGTTGGCCAGCCAGCGGTAGGCGGGCAGGCCCCAGCGGCGGTAAAGCACCAGCACCGCGGTGGTGGCCGCCATCAGGCCCCACACCGCGGTCCGCGCGGTCGCGGGCAGGAAGTAGATGCTGGCGGCGATCGCCACCAGGGTCGCCCACAGGTGGATCGGCACGCGGCGGTCGGGATCGAAGGCCTCCAGGGCCTTGGCCGCCGTCTGTTCGGCGGTGTCGACGGCGCGCCCGGAGTCCAGCCGTTCCTGCTCGTTCTCCCGCTCGATGCGCGCGATGGCGGCCAGCTCGACCTTGCGCGTCAGGATGAACAGCGTCGCCAGCAGCGCCAGCACCGTCAGCGACGTGTAGAACCAGTAGGCGCCGGTGATGCCGACGGAGTGGCGCACGCCGCTCATGAACGAGGGGAACCAGCCGCCCAGGTTCATCAGCGCGTAGAGCATGGCGTAGCCCATGGCGGCGGTCTTGGGGCTGGTGAACTTGCGCACGCCGGCGTAGGCCGCGGGCATGTACATGCCGTAGCCGACGACCACCAGCAGGATGCCGCCCATGGTCATCAGGTGCAGGGGGGACCAGAGGCCCGTGTCGGGGAACACCGACGGCGCGGCGCTCATCACGATGCGCCCGGCCAGCAGGAAGACGAAGGCCGTCAGCAGCGTGCGGCGGATGCCCTTGCGGTCGGCGATCGAGCCCAGGAAGAACATCGAGATCGTGATGCCCGCGGTCAGCACCATGACCATGTGGTGCGAGTGGATGTCGTTGTTCGGCACGCCCTCGAAGATGAAGTCCGAGAAGTGCATCGCCAGGTAGCCCAGCATGCCGAAGTAGACCCAGCCCTCGATGAAGTAGGCGAGGTTGATCCCCCAGAGCGCCCGCGGGGCGTGGGCGAGATCGACGAAGGGTTGCAGGATCTCCCGCAGCGGGCTCTGCTGGGTGGTCGGGGGGGGAGCTGACATGGGTCGGGCCAGCCTTTCCGTTGGAGGGGAGCGCTCGTCGCCGGGCCGGGCGACAGGGAATTGTGGCCGCCGCGAGGCGAGGCGGTGAAACTCTGGTCAGATTAGGGAGTTGCGGGGCGGATTGCAACGGGAAAGGGCGGGCGCGGAGCTCCATCGCTTTCGTGATCCCTGGGATCGTGATAGGATCGTTGTCGGTCGCTTGTCGTGTTCGACGAGCCTGGAGGTGCGCATGAGCTGCAGGTTAGGGTCCGGAGTCACCGTTGTCGTTCTGCTCGGTTCCCTGTTCCTGCCGGCGGCTGCCACGGCCGAGAACTACAACGCCGGCACGGTGGGCTTCCAGTACCGGCAGTTGCCTTGGGGGGAGTACGCCGGGGAATTCCAAGCCTCCGGCCGCTGCCTGTCCGTGTCGCCCATGCCGAGCGAGACCGAGCAGGTCGTGGGCGGCCAGTACGTGACGGTCGCAGACACGACCACCGCCTTCTGGTATGCAGCCGCCCTGGAAGCCGACCAGACCGTGGACCTGGCCCTGTTGTGGGTGCGTCGGGCGGGGTACATCATCCCGCAGGGGGATTATCCCGTCGATGCCCTGGGCCGAACCGTCATGTTCGTCTTCGTGGACGGGATCACCGACTTCACGCCGCCGGTCGACCCTGTCGGATTCGACCCCGCGGTGTGGCTCGACGGCTTGACCTGCGAACATCTGTTCCTGGCGATCGCCGGTACGGTCCACATCCAGATGGCGGGGCTCAGGGGCTTCGACGGGACATTCGACGGCACCGCCCTGGACACGGGGCTGATGCTCGCGGAATTCAACGATGGGATGTTCGAGCTCGAAGGCGTCTGCATCGCCAACGAAGCCGCGAATTGGGGGAGCGTGAAAGCCGCTTTCCGCTGACCCGCACGCCGTCACGGCAAGGCCGGCCTCCTCCGGGAGGCCGGCCTTCTGCGTAGCCGTTCGCGAGATCAGCCCAGCGCCGCGGCCAGCCGCTCCCGTACCTCGCGCCGCACCGTCGCCGCCAAATCCTCACACCGCGCCAGCGCCTTCTCGGCCCGCGCCCGCGCGTCGTCGGCGAAGCCGGGCGCCGCGCCCTGGTCGAGCTCCTTCAGCGCGGCCAGGTTGATCAGGACGTTGTAGTACGCGCCCTCGGCGCCGGCCATGGCCGTCAGGGCGGCGACGCCCGCGTCGGACAGCGAGTTGGCGTTGCCGATCCGCGCGATCTCCCCGGCCAGTTCCAGCAGCTCGGGACAGGCCTCGAGCACCGACAGCGGGACCGTCGTGGCCCCGCGCGTGGCCTCGGCCACCGCGAGGCCGCGCTGCTGCTG encodes:
- a CDS encoding MFS transporter, with product MSAPPPTTQQSPLREILQPFVDLAHAPRALWGINLAYFIEGWVYFGMLGYLAMHFSDFIFEGVPNNDIHSHHMVMVLTAGITISMFFLGSIADRKGIRRTLLTAFVFLLAGRIVMSAAPSVFPDTGLWSPLHLMTMGGILLVVVGYGMYMPAAYAGVRKFTSPKTAAMGYAMLYALMNLGGWFPSFMSGVRHSVGITGAYWFYTSLTVLALLATLFILTRKVELAAIARIERENEQERLDSGRAVDTAEQTAAKALEAFDPDRRVPIHLWATLVAIAASIYFLPATARTAVWGLMAATTAVLVLYRRWGLPAYRWLANHPLSDAKFFFFIFALIPVQTLFTYNWLVLPQYFARAFTGVVSERFELFSNLNPILIFIAVPIVTALTQKKKIYNMMMLGTFVMAAPAFLLALGTNMWLVLSFLFITTMGEAMWQPRFLQYAAEIAPEGRTGAYMGVAQFPWFLTKMLVPLYSGAMIQKYCPAEGPREPQTMWLYYALIAMVSTVLLVAAKGWAGKDFKAKAV